One genomic window of Xanthobacter dioxanivorans includes the following:
- a CDS encoding nitroreductase family protein has translation MLAIATRVPDHGRLVPWRFIVLEGEGRAVAGDRLDALYATQNPGLAPDKAHMWRDYLLRAPVTVVAVSRPDPAAKVPVFNQVLSAGAACMNLVLAATALGYSALWLLKWPGRDPDAAALLGVAPHETVAGFLHIGRPAARAPDRPRPRLDEVVTRFKP, from the coding sequence ATGTTGGCCATCGCCACCCGGGTGCCCGATCACGGCCGCCTCGTGCCGTGGCGCTTCATCGTTCTGGAAGGCGAGGGCAGGGCGGTGGCCGGGGATCGGCTCGACGCCCTGTATGCCACCCAAAATCCCGGCCTGGCGCCGGACAAGGCGCATATGTGGCGCGACTATCTGCTGCGCGCGCCGGTGACCGTGGTGGCGGTGAGCCGGCCGGATCCGGCGGCGAAGGTGCCGGTGTTCAACCAGGTGCTGTCGGCGGGGGCGGCCTGCATGAACCTCGTGCTGGCGGCCACCGCCCTCGGCTATTCCGCGCTGTGGCTGCTGAAATGGCCGGGCCGGGATCCCGATGCGGCGGCGCTGCTCGGCGTGGCGCCGCACGAGACGGTAGCCGGCTTCCTCCACATCGGACGCCCGGCGGCGCGGGCGCCGGACCGCCCGCGGCCGCGCCTCGACGAGGTGGTGACGCGCTTTAAGCCCTGA
- a CDS encoding cold-shock protein: protein MSRNRDFREPRRRGFDDDFAPPRDRGFGGDRPFSSPSSSFSAPMPSGPPIDATVKWFNPEKGFGFVELADGSGDVFLHARALEAAGQESVPPGSKLSVRVGQGQKGRQVTEVLEVDTSTAEAAPPRRTSFGAGAGGGGFGGGAPRSAGAGPRAATGPTEERVGTVKWYNPDKGFGFIAVEGGGKDVFVHVTVISRSGLTDLAEGQRVVVQVGQGPKGPEARGIELAD from the coding sequence ATGAGCCGTAACCGAGACTTCCGAGAGCCGCGCCGCCGTGGCTTTGACGACGACTTTGCGCCGCCGCGTGACCGCGGCTTCGGAGGGGACCGTCCGTTTTCATCGCCGAGCAGCAGCTTCAGTGCCCCCATGCCGTCGGGCCCGCCCATCGACGCCACGGTGAAGTGGTTCAACCCCGAGAAGGGCTTCGGCTTCGTCGAGCTCGCCGATGGCTCGGGCGACGTCTTCCTCCATGCCCGCGCCCTCGAAGCCGCCGGCCAGGAGAGCGTGCCTCCCGGATCCAAGCTTTCGGTGCGTGTCGGCCAGGGCCAGAAAGGCCGTCAGGTCACCGAAGTGCTTGAGGTCGATACCTCCACGGCGGAAGCCGCTCCCCCGCGCCGCACCAGCTTCGGCGCCGGTGCTGGCGGCGGTGGCTTCGGCGGCGGCGCGCCCCGTTCCGCGGGCGCCGGCCCGCGTGCGGCGACCGGCCCCACCGAGGAGCGCGTCGGCACGGTGAAGTGGTACAACCCCGACAAGGGTTTCGGCTTCATCGCGGTGGAAGGCGGCGGCAAGGACGTGTTCGTGCATGTCACCGTCATCTCCCGGTCCGGCCTCACCGATCTGGCCGAGGGCCAGCGCGTGGTGGTGCAGGTGGGTCAGGGTCCCAAGGGCCCCGAAGCCCGCGGCATCGAACTCGCCGACTGA
- a CDS encoding putative bifunctional lysylphosphatidylglycerol flippase/synthetase, whose protein sequence is MRAVLSRIWAFLRDRVGLHGLGFVLSLIVIAFAAVVLYRMLHNLKLADVMDALAAKNPRDVVIAFFLVAGAYLTLTFYDWFALRTIGKDHVPYRVAALSGFCSYSIGHNVGFTVFTGGSVRYRIYSAWGLGAIDVAKICFVAGLTFWLGNIAVLGLGITLHPEAATAVDHLPPAINRLIGIGALAGLFAYIAWVSYAPRTIGRSTWYVTLPRGRTTLVQVGIGILDLTLCAAAMYMLMPGTPYIDPVSLAVIFVTATLLGFASHAPGGLGVFDAALLVALPQFDKSELVGALLLFRLFYYIVPFALSLSLLGARELSLRIGSGKAATPLPGATLARDAAAPVAPREAEVPKSAAE, encoded by the coding sequence GTGCGGGCGGTGCTTTCCAGAATTTGGGCTTTCCTGCGGGATCGCGTCGGCCTCCACGGGCTCGGCTTCGTCCTGAGCCTCATCGTGATCGCGTTCGCAGCGGTCGTCCTCTACCGGATGCTTCACAATTTGAAGCTCGCGGACGTGATGGATGCCCTCGCGGCGAAGAATCCGCGCGACGTGGTGATCGCCTTCTTCCTCGTGGCCGGCGCCTACCTCACGCTCACCTTCTATGACTGGTTCGCCCTGCGCACCATCGGCAAGGACCATGTGCCCTACCGCGTCGCGGCGCTCTCGGGATTCTGCTCCTATTCCATCGGCCACAACGTGGGGTTCACCGTCTTCACCGGTGGCTCGGTGCGCTACCGCATCTATTCGGCCTGGGGGCTCGGCGCCATCGACGTGGCCAAGATCTGCTTCGTGGCGGGCCTCACCTTCTGGCTGGGCAACATCGCCGTGCTCGGTCTCGGCATCACTCTGCACCCGGAGGCGGCCACGGCGGTGGATCACCTGCCGCCGGCCATCAACCGGCTCATCGGCATCGGTGCGCTGGCGGGCCTTTTTGCCTACATTGCCTGGGTCTCCTACGCGCCGCGCACCATCGGCCGCTCGACCTGGTATGTGACGCTGCCGCGCGGGCGCACCACTCTGGTGCAGGTGGGCATCGGCATCCTCGACCTCACCTTGTGCGCGGCGGCCATGTACATGCTGATGCCGGGCACGCCCTACATCGATCCGGTCTCGCTGGCGGTGATCTTCGTGACGGCGACGCTGCTCGGCTTCGCCAGTCACGCGCCCGGCGGGCTCGGCGTGTTCGACGCGGCCCTCCTCGTCGCCCTGCCCCAGTTCGATAAAAGCGAGCTGGTGGGCGCGCTGCTGTTGTTCCGCCTCTTCTACTATATCGTGCCGTTCGCCCTTTCGCTGAGCCTCCTCGGGGCGCGCGAGCTGAGCCTGCGCATCGGCAGCGGCAAAGCCGCCACCCCGTTGCCGGGGGCGACGCTCGCGCGGGATGCGGCCGCGCCGGTCGCCCCCCGCGAGGCCGAGGTTCCGAAGTCGGCGGCCGAGTGA
- a CDS encoding TetR/AcrR family transcriptional regulator — MVGDAEAGGFGDYSLDALAARIHARHRDRIKVQKPHVAAANLARIIAAALELANSQGFHAMTLRQLAAESGLSMGALYSYLDSKDTLLLMILGEVSHAVEEVLGAAPQEVAASPALHLRWLITRHIALSEAMHSWFVFAYMEAKAFPPAARRQAVESERLTERMLADVIGEGMKRGVFAKGDALFAATLVKPLLQDWYVKRGKYRARGIDAAGYADGVTAFVEAALAPR; from the coding sequence TTGGTCGGGGATGCGGAGGCCGGCGGTTTCGGGGACTATTCGCTGGACGCTCTCGCAGCCCGCATCCATGCGCGCCACCGCGACCGCATCAAGGTGCAGAAGCCGCATGTGGCGGCGGCAAATCTCGCCCGCATCATCGCCGCAGCGCTGGAACTCGCCAACAGCCAGGGCTTCCATGCCATGACGCTGCGCCAGCTCGCGGCGGAGTCCGGCCTCAGCATGGGCGCGCTCTATTCGTACCTCGACAGCAAGGACACCCTGCTCCTCATGATCCTCGGGGAGGTGTCCCACGCCGTGGAAGAGGTGCTGGGCGCGGCGCCGCAGGAAGTGGCCGCCAGCCCGGCGCTGCACCTGCGCTGGCTCATCACCCGCCACATCGCCCTGTCCGAAGCCATGCACTCCTGGTTCGTCTTCGCCTACATGGAGGCGAAGGCATTCCCGCCCGCGGCGCGCCGGCAGGCGGTGGAAAGCGAGCGCCTCACCGAGCGGATGCTGGCGGACGTCATCGGCGAAGGCATGAAGCGGGGCGTGTTCGCCAAGGGCGACGCGCTGTTCGCCGCCACCCTGGTCAAGCCGCTGCTGCAGGACTGGTACGTGAAGCGCGGCAAATACCGCGCGCGCGGTATCGATGCGGCAGGCTATGCGGATGGCGTCACCGCTTTCGTGGAAGCCGCGCTCGCGCCGCGCTGA
- the yihA gene encoding ribosome biogenesis GTP-binding protein YihA/YsxC, which translates to MTSPVSDVAPDAPDPFLETGRLLFAGDWQFVTAAPTIEVLPPMQGMEIALAGRSNVGKSSLVNALTGRKALARTSVTPGRTQELIFFRVGPELSLVDMPGYGFAKAPKEKVDAWTRTIKAYLRGRVNLARVFVLIDSRHGIKPVDEEILDLLDKAAVSYAIILTKIDQVKPTALPGVIAGVEDKIRRRPAAYPVVYPTSSESGAGFPELRAAVARLLAEQG; encoded by the coding sequence ATGACCAGCCCCGTTTCCGACGTCGCGCCCGACGCTCCCGATCCCTTCCTCGAAACCGGCCGGCTGCTGTTCGCCGGCGATTGGCAGTTCGTCACGGCGGCGCCCACCATCGAGGTGCTGCCGCCCATGCAGGGGATGGAGATCGCCCTGGCCGGCCGCTCCAACGTCGGCAAGTCCTCGCTGGTCAATGCGCTGACCGGCCGCAAGGCGCTGGCGCGCACCTCGGTGACCCCCGGTCGGACGCAGGAGCTCATCTTCTTTCGGGTCGGCCCCGAACTGTCCCTCGTCGACATGCCGGGCTACGGCTTCGCCAAGGCGCCGAAGGAGAAGGTGGACGCCTGGACGCGGACCATCAAGGCGTATCTGCGGGGCCGGGTGAATCTGGCGCGGGTGTTCGTGCTCATCGATTCCCGCCATGGCATCAAGCCGGTGGACGAGGAGATCCTGGACCTGCTCGACAAGGCCGCGGTCTCCTACGCCATCATCCTCACCAAGATCGATCAGGTGAAGCCGACCGCCCTGCCGGGCGTGATCGCCGGGGTCGAGGACAAGATCCGCCGCAGGCCCGCGGCCTATCCGGTGGTCTATCCCACATCAAGCGAGAGCGGGGCCGGCTTTCCCGAGCTTCGGGCCGCGGTGGCGCGGCTCCTGGCCGAGCAGGGCTGA
- a CDS encoding acyl-CoA dehydrogenase family protein, with amino-acid sequence MDFTISPALDDLRRRIAGFVEREVIPVEADPAAWDAHENIAAAPLARLREKARAEGLWCLQLKPENGGLGVGRVGMAVCYTEMNRSIFGPVVFNSAAPDDGNMMVLEAVGTAEQKARWLAPIASGAVRSAFVMTEPHPGGGSDPSMMLTRAEKQPNGSYRIFGRKWFITGAEAAEHFILIARTSDDPRNGLTAFAFHRSAPGWRIVRRIPIMGPEEHGGHCELEFDGLEIPPEDVLLGEGKGMKVTQIRLGPARLTHCMRWLGLAMRSVAIARDYAAVREGFGVRLADRESVQTMLGRIAMEIEIGRLLTMKAAWELDRGGLARKEVSMAKIKAANTLHLAADTAIQINGARGYSKDTVLEWIYRYARQARLVDGADAVHEMVLNRFLDKEEDGFWNWPVSAPADGVAS; translated from the coding sequence ATGGACTTCACCATCTCCCCCGCCCTCGATGACCTGAGGCGCCGCATCGCCGGCTTCGTCGAGCGCGAGGTGATCCCCGTCGAGGCGGACCCCGCAGCCTGGGATGCGCACGAGAACATCGCCGCGGCCCCCCTGGCGCGCCTGCGGGAAAAGGCAAGGGCCGAGGGCCTATGGTGCCTCCAGCTCAAGCCGGAGAATGGCGGGCTGGGCGTCGGCCGGGTCGGCATGGCGGTGTGCTACACCGAGATGAATCGCTCCATCTTCGGTCCGGTGGTATTTAATTCCGCCGCGCCCGACGACGGCAACATGATGGTGCTGGAAGCCGTCGGCACGGCGGAGCAGAAGGCCCGCTGGCTGGCACCCATCGCCAGCGGCGCGGTGCGCTCCGCCTTCGTCATGACCGAGCCGCATCCGGGCGGCGGCTCGGATCCGTCCATGATGCTCACCCGGGCCGAGAAGCAGCCCAACGGCAGCTATCGCATCTTCGGCCGCAAATGGTTCATCACCGGCGCGGAGGCGGCGGAGCATTTCATCCTGATCGCCCGCACCTCGGATGACCCGCGCAACGGCCTGACCGCCTTCGCCTTCCATCGGTCCGCGCCGGGCTGGCGCATCGTGCGCCGCATTCCCATCATGGGGCCGGAGGAACATGGCGGGCATTGCGAGCTGGAGTTCGACGGCCTCGAGATCCCGCCCGAGGACGTGCTGCTCGGCGAGGGCAAGGGGATGAAGGTGACGCAGATCCGCCTCGGCCCGGCCCGCCTCACGCATTGCATGCGCTGGCTGGGCCTCGCCATGCGCTCGGTGGCCATCGCGCGGGACTATGCCGCCGTCCGCGAGGGGTTCGGCGTCCGCCTCGCCGACCGGGAGAGCGTGCAGACCATGCTGGGCCGCATCGCCATGGAAATCGAGATCGGCCGCCTCCTCACCATGAAGGCGGCGTGGGAGCTCGACCGCGGCGGGCTCGCCCGCAAGGAGGTGTCCATGGCCAAGATCAAGGCCGCCAACACGCTGCACCTCGCCGCCGACACAGCCATCCAGATCAACGGCGCGCGCGGCTATTCCAAGGATACGGTGCTGGAATGGATCTACCGCTACGCCCGGCAGGCGCGCCTCGTGGATGGGGCGGACGCGGTGCATGAAATGGTGCTGAACCGTTTCCTCGACAAGGAAGAAGACGGCTTCTGGAATTGGCCGGTGAGCGCGCCTGCGGACGGGGTCGCATCGTGA
- a CDS encoding potassium transporter Kup — MSFSRDRSRLLPFAAEIGALGVVFGDIGTSPLYALKQGVLAVGGTNFLGADVLGLLSLITWSIILSVTVKYVMLVLRADNDGEGGILALVTLLDLHRSALGLRWYLLAAGLLGAAMLIGDGVLTPAMSVLSAIEGLQVIAPELEHWVVALTVLVLLAIFLSQRLGTERIAAFYGPVMLIWFGSLAALGVYGILQAPQVLAGLDPRYGILLMVQHPGLAGVILGACFLAVTGGEALYADLGHFGRPVIARAWMFVAMPALLLNYFGQGAILLVDPNAVRNPFYDLCPDVFDVPLLFLATAATVIASQSIITGVFSLAKQAIELGYLPPMRIRYTSEHNEQHIYVGRLNWLLMIACIAVVLGFEASDRLASAYGIAVAFAMVTTSILFIAQVHRAWGWPAPAVWLMATGLLAIDFAFASANMTKIHDGGWLPLSIAGAVIFVMVSWRRGLEGVVAQQVRFTEPLDNFVARKDRTNDVESPRTAIFLSRAGAMTPVALSRMADLLKVRFEMAVIVSVWIAARPRVSVEDRVKVTTLNDGFVRVDLRFGYMQQIDVPSVLGPALSARGIDPDAAIYVIGHERIIPPDEVTKVRDVVAHVFAFLARNAERSVDRFGLPRARTVEIGYPVKL, encoded by the coding sequence ATGAGCTTTTCCCGCGATCGCTCGCGCCTCCTGCCGTTCGCCGCCGAGATCGGCGCCCTCGGCGTGGTCTTCGGCGACATCGGCACCAGCCCCCTCTACGCCCTGAAGCAGGGTGTGCTGGCGGTGGGCGGCACCAATTTCCTGGGTGCCGACGTGCTCGGCCTCCTGTCCCTCATCACCTGGAGCATCATCCTCTCGGTTACGGTGAAATACGTGATGCTGGTCCTGCGGGCGGACAATGACGGGGAAGGCGGCATCCTCGCCCTCGTGACCCTGCTCGACCTCCACCGCAGCGCACTGGGTCTGCGCTGGTATCTGCTGGCCGCCGGCCTGCTCGGCGCGGCCATGCTCATCGGCGACGGCGTGCTCACCCCGGCCATGTCCGTGCTCTCCGCCATCGAGGGACTTCAGGTCATCGCGCCGGAGCTGGAGCACTGGGTGGTGGCGCTGACCGTCCTGGTCCTGCTCGCCATCTTCCTGTCGCAGCGGCTCGGCACGGAACGCATCGCCGCCTTCTACGGGCCGGTGATGCTCATCTGGTTCGGCTCGCTCGCGGCCCTGGGCGTCTACGGCATCCTGCAGGCGCCGCAGGTGCTGGCCGGGCTCGACCCGCGCTACGGCATCCTGCTCATGGTGCAGCACCCGGGTCTTGCCGGCGTCATCCTCGGCGCCTGCTTCCTGGCGGTGACCGGCGGTGAGGCGCTTTACGCCGACCTCGGCCATTTCGGCCGCCCGGTGATCGCGCGCGCCTGGATGTTCGTGGCCATGCCGGCGCTGCTGCTCAATTATTTCGGCCAGGGCGCGATCCTGCTGGTGGATCCGAACGCGGTGCGCAACCCGTTCTACGACCTGTGCCCGGACGTCTTCGACGTGCCGCTGCTGTTCCTGGCCACGGCGGCGACGGTGATCGCCTCCCAATCCATCATCACCGGCGTGTTCTCGCTGGCCAAGCAGGCCATTGAGCTCGGCTACCTGCCGCCCATGCGCATCCGCTATACCAGCGAGCACAACGAGCAGCACATCTATGTGGGCCGGCTCAACTGGCTGCTGATGATCGCCTGCATCGCCGTGGTGCTGGGCTTCGAGGCCTCCGACCGGCTCGCCTCGGCCTACGGCATCGCGGTGGCCTTCGCCATGGTCACCACCTCCATCCTGTTCATCGCCCAGGTGCACCGGGCCTGGGGCTGGCCGGCGCCGGCGGTGTGGCTGATGGCGACGGGGCTCCTCGCCATCGACTTCGCCTTCGCCTCGGCCAACATGACCAAGATCCATGACGGGGGCTGGCTGCCCCTGAGCATCGCCGGGGCGGTCATCTTCGTGATGGTGAGCTGGCGGCGGGGATTGGAGGGCGTCGTCGCCCAGCAGGTGCGCTTCACCGAGCCGCTGGACAATTTCGTCGCCCGCAAGGATCGCACGAACGACGTCGAAAGCCCGCGCACCGCCATCTTTCTGTCTCGTGCGGGTGCGATGACCCCTGTCGCGCTGTCGCGAATGGCGGACCTCCTCAAGGTCCGGTTCGAGATGGCGGTCATCGTTTCGGTGTGGATCGCCGCGCGCCCCCGGGTGTCGGTGGAGGACCGGGTGAAGGTGACGACCCTCAACGACGGGTTCGTGCGGGTGGATCTGCGGTTCGGCTACATGCAGCAGATCGATGTTCCCTCCGTGCTCGGCCCGGCGCTCAGCGCCCGCGGGATCGATCCGGACGCGGCCATCTACGTGATTGGCCACGAGCGGATCATTCCGCCCGACGAGGTGACGAAGGTGAGGGACGTGGTGGCCCACGTCTTCGCCTTCCTTGCCCGCAACGCGGAGCGTTCGGTGGACCGGTTCGGGCTGCCGCGGGCGCGGACGGTGGAGATTGGCTATCCGGTGAAGCTCTGA
- a CDS encoding phosphotransferase family protein: MSGAGFDVAALDAHLKAHIPGLAGGPRLAPISGGQSNPTFFVTYDNRALVLRKQPPGELLPSAHAVDREYRIMRALAGTAVPVPPTLLLCEDRSVIGTLFYVMEKVEGRVFHDCTLAGVTPQERRAMYGAMAKTLAALHNVDVAAVGLSDFGRPGNYFGRQIARWTRQWELSKTREDANIDRLVAWLPAHVPDDDVTSIVHGDYRIGNLMFHPTRPEVVAVLDWELSTLGHPLADLAHCAMAWVSRPEQYGGIEGLDLDALGLPSREVFVADYAAAAAHGRAMGDFHMAFALFRWAVIFEGIAARARAGNAAAEGAAQTGQLAQAFAARAAAFT, from the coding sequence GTGAGCGGCGCCGGCTTCGACGTCGCGGCGCTCGACGCCCATCTGAAGGCGCACATTCCCGGCCTTGCCGGCGGTCCACGCCTCGCGCCCATATCGGGGGGCCAGTCCAACCCCACTTTCTTCGTCACCTATGACAACCGCGCCTTGGTGCTGCGCAAGCAGCCGCCGGGCGAGCTCCTGCCCTCCGCCCATGCGGTGGATCGGGAATACCGCATCATGCGGGCGCTGGCCGGCACCGCCGTGCCGGTGCCGCCGACGCTGCTTCTGTGCGAAGACCGATCCGTCATCGGCACCCTCTTCTACGTGATGGAGAAGGTGGAGGGCCGGGTCTTCCACGACTGCACCCTCGCGGGGGTGACCCCGCAGGAGCGGCGGGCCATGTACGGCGCCATGGCGAAGACCCTCGCCGCCCTCCACAATGTGGACGTGGCGGCGGTGGGGCTCTCCGACTTCGGCCGGCCGGGCAATTATTTCGGCCGCCAGATCGCCCGCTGGACACGCCAGTGGGAGCTGTCGAAGACGCGGGAGGACGCCAATATCGACCGTCTCGTCGCCTGGCTGCCGGCGCATGTGCCGGACGATGACGTCACCAGCATCGTCCACGGCGACTATCGCATCGGCAACCTGATGTTTCATCCCACCCGCCCCGAAGTGGTAGCAGTGCTGGACTGGGAGCTGTCCACCCTCGGCCATCCCCTGGCCGACCTCGCCCATTGCGCCATGGCCTGGGTGTCCCGGCCCGAGCAATACGGGGGCATCGAGGGGCTGGATCTCGACGCCCTGGGCCTTCCCTCGCGGGAAGTGTTCGTGGCCGACTATGCCGCGGCGGCGGCGCACGGGCGCGCCATGGGTGACTTCCACATGGCCTTTGCCCTGTTTCGGTGGGCGGTCATCTTCGAGGGGATCGCGGCGCGGGCCAGGGCCGGCAATGCGGCGGCGGAGGGGGCGGCGCAGACCGGGCAGCTCGCCCAGGCGTTTGCCGCCCGGGCCGCCGCCTTCACCTGA
- a CDS encoding CarD family transcriptional regulator, giving the protein MSAKKNTQARLGFKTGEHIVYPSHGVGRITAIEEQEVAGFKLELFVISFEKDKMTLRVPVPKIASVGMRKLSETNIVEKSLETLQGRARIKRTMWSRRAQEYEAKINSGDLVSISEVVRDLYRSDAQPEQSYSERQLYEAALDRMARELSAVQNITETEAVKLIEQNLLKGPRRGAAKVAEEADLDADLEADEAA; this is encoded by the coding sequence ATGTCGGCAAAGAAGAACACGCAAGCCCGTCTCGGTTTCAAGACGGGCGAGCACATTGTTTACCCTTCCCACGGCGTAGGCCGCATCACGGCCATCGAGGAGCAGGAAGTCGCCGGTTTCAAGCTCGAACTGTTCGTGATCTCCTTTGAAAAGGACAAGATGACGCTGCGGGTCCCCGTGCCGAAGATCGCCAGCGTCGGCATGCGCAAGCTTTCCGAGACCAATATCGTCGAAAAGTCGCTCGAGACCCTGCAGGGCCGCGCCCGCATCAAGCGGACCATGTGGAGCCGTCGCGCGCAGGAATACGAAGCGAAGATCAATTCCGGTGACCTCGTCTCCATCTCCGAGGTGGTGCGCGACCTCTACCGCTCCGATGCCCAGCCCGAGCAGTCCTATTCCGAGCGCCAGCTCTACGAGGCGGCTCTCGATCGCATGGCGCGCGAGCTTTCGGCGGTGCAGAACATCACCGAGACCGAGGCGGTGAAGCTCATCGAGCAGAACCTGCTCAAGGGGCCGCGCCGCGGCGCCGCCAAGGTCGCCGAAGAGGCCGACCTCGACGCCGACCTCGAGGCCGACGAGGCCGCCTGA
- the ahcY gene encoding adenosylhomocysteinase: protein MSNDYVVKDINLADWGRKELDIAEIEMPGLMATRAEYGPSQPLKGARIAGSLHMTIQTGVLIETLKALGADVRWASCNIYSTQDHAAAAIAAAGTPVFAVKGETLEEYWEYTHRIFEWADGGTPNMILDDGGDATLLVHLGKRAEEGDTAFLDGATNEEEEVLFAAIKRRLKHKPGWYSLLAKTIQGVTEETTTGVHRLYEMHKKGTLLWPAINVNDSVTKSKFDNLYGCRESLVDGIRRGTDVMMAGKVAMVAGFGDVGKGSAASLRNAGCRVMVSEVDPICALQAAMEGYEVTTMDDAASRADIFVTATGNLDVITVEHMRAMKDRAIVCNIGHFDSEIQVAGLKNFKWHNVKPQVDEVEFSDGKRIILLSEGRLVNLGNATGHPSFVMSASFTNQTLAQIELFTKPGQYDKQVYTLPKHLDEKVASLHLDKIGVKLTKLTDQQSAYIGVPQQGPFKPEHYRY, encoded by the coding sequence ATGAGCAACGATTATGTGGTGAAGGACATCAACCTTGCCGACTGGGGCCGCAAGGAACTGGACATCGCCGAGATCGAGATGCCCGGCCTCATGGCCACCCGCGCCGAATACGGCCCGTCCCAGCCGCTCAAGGGCGCCCGCATCGCCGGCTCGCTGCACATGACCATCCAGACCGGCGTGCTCATCGAGACCCTCAAGGCGCTCGGGGCCGACGTGCGCTGGGCCTCCTGCAACATCTACTCGACCCAGGACCATGCCGCGGCCGCCATCGCCGCCGCCGGTACCCCGGTATTTGCCGTGAAGGGCGAGACGCTGGAAGAGTATTGGGAATACACCCACCGCATCTTCGAGTGGGCCGATGGCGGCACGCCGAACATGATCCTCGACGACGGCGGTGACGCCACGCTCCTGGTCCATCTCGGCAAGCGCGCCGAGGAAGGTGACACCGCCTTCCTCGACGGCGCCACCAACGAGGAGGAGGAAGTCCTCTTCGCCGCCATCAAGCGCCGCCTCAAGCACAAGCCCGGCTGGTACTCGCTCCTCGCCAAGACCATCCAGGGCGTGACCGAGGAAACCACCACGGGCGTGCATCGCCTCTATGAGATGCACAAGAAGGGCACGCTGCTGTGGCCTGCCATCAACGTCAACGACAGCGTCACCAAGTCGAAGTTCGACAACCTGTACGGCTGTCGTGAGTCCCTGGTTGACGGCATCCGCCGCGGCACCGACGTGATGATGGCCGGCAAGGTCGCCATGGTCGCGGGCTTCGGCGACGTGGGCAAGGGTTCCGCCGCTTCGCTGCGCAACGCCGGCTGCCGGGTGATGGTGTCGGAAGTCGATCCCATCTGCGCCCTGCAGGCGGCCATGGAAGGCTATGAAGTGACCACGATGGATGACGCCGCGTCCCGCGCCGACATCTTCGTGACCGCCACCGGCAATCTCGACGTGATCACGGTTGAGCACATGCGGGCCATGAAGGACCGCGCCATCGTCTGCAACATCGGCCACTTCGACAGCGAGATCCAGGTGGCCGGGCTGAAGAACTTCAAGTGGCACAATGTGAAGCCGCAGGTGGACGAGGTGGAGTTCTCCGACGGCAAGCGCATCATCCTGCTCTCCGAAGGCCGCTTGGTGAACCTCGGCAATGCCACCGGCCACCCGAGCTTCGTGATGAGCGCCTCCTTCACCAACCAGACGCTGGCGCAGATCGAGCTGTTCACCAAGCCCGGCCAGTACGACAAGCAGGTCTACACGCTGCCGAAGCACCTCGACGAGAAGGTGGCTTCGCTCCATCTCGACAAGATCGGCGTGAAGCTGACCAAGCTCACCGACCAGCAGTCGGCCTATATCGGCGTGCCGCAGCAGGGCCCCTTCAAGCCCGAGCACTACCGCTACTGA